The Denticeps clupeoides chromosome 16, fDenClu1.1, whole genome shotgun sequence DNA segment acTACCGTCCCATTACTTTTCTATGGTACTGTACAtcagtggtagtggcctagcaggtaaaacgccagaagtcccaggttcaaatcccgcttactaccatcgtgtcgccgagcaagacacttaaccctgagtgtctccaggggggactgtccctgtaactactgactgtaagtcgctctggataaggccgtctggtaaatacattaatgcatttttaatcatatATTGCAGCAACGGTGAAGACTCACAGTACTAGTAAATGTTCCGGTAGACGATATCCCGACTACGAGAGCGGTCAGCCCTGCGTACCGTACCACGCGCCTCAGCACTTGCCTTGATGAGGTAGGCGGCGGCGAGGGTGGCGCTGCGCGAGCGCCCGGCCTTGCAGTGGATGTACACGCTGGTGCCCTTCTCCCGGTGTCCGAGGGCGAAGTCCACGCCCCGGTGCAGATGCTCCAAGCTGGGCACGCCCACCATGTCCACCGTGCTGAGTCGCAGCTGCTCGACGCCCGCAGCCCTCCATTCCTGGAACAGAAGCGTTTCACGCGCGCGCAACAGAAGCGTCCATCCGCGGGGCAGGGCGGCGGCTCACCTCGGAAGAGTTGCAGAAGAACTTGGTCTCGTACTCCTCGTTCATGGTGATCACGCCCCTGACGTTTTCCCTCTCGACCAGCTGCACAGGAAATTTGTGTGTGACAAAGGGCGACACACatagacgctgcagcacagcacacagtgaaatgtgtcctctgcatttaaccataacccttggtgagcagtgggcagccatgacaggcgcccggggagcagcatgtggggacggtgctttgctcaatggaatctcagtggcaccttggcggatcgggattacggggtcacttctttaaccggtaggccaccactgccccattaaacCATTAAATCACCAATCAAGTGAGTCGATTAAAAGTTGAACGAATGGACGAGGTGATgagtttaatcatttttattgactAATCATCATCGCTCACAACACAAAACTGCCGTTTGTCATTTAAGTGAAGCAGggcggacaaaaaaaaaggacatttatcAGTTCCGTTTCAATTCGTTACCATTGAGGCCGTGTTAATTACATTATAAATGTGAACTGCCAATAACTAAAAACTTGCCAGCACATCACAACAGTGTGATCCTTGTTTGTTGGTTTAAATTAATATAAGGATTTACTCCTGATTAGTTTCATCAGGCATCTACTTTAAAACCATTCCAAAACGTGCAATTTTTTGgtcgtgaaaaaaaaatgtaatgaacccgctggttcttcagtgtcatgtgacaaaaaaaaaaaacaaaaaaaacgtttgtgctctttttttttttcccgtcacATGACACTCTGAACAACAAGCGGATTCAATAAAATTTTTCACGACCAAAAAATTGCACGTTTTGGAATGGTTTTTAagtccaatcaccgagcaactgcgatgcttcgcatgtttggaagccatgacggtcgatggatttaatgtttttggggaggggcaggaaattctctgggcggacaaagcgtGAGAAACGGGAGGCAACCTTTCCCATGACGTCCataagggggacaaattccagatctctCTTAACAGAGAAGCGGAATAGGCAGAGCAATGTTGACTTGTAGATGATGAAATATTAATCTGGTCAACCAAGTTCTTATTTTATTCCTGCGAACGCACCATTGTCGCACTCTAGATCCCTGTAATGAAAAGCAGGAAGGGATCTAAAAGTGTTAAACAGACACGTAATAGTGATTAAAAAGTGGCAGAGTCAGTAAAGTCCGTGTTCGAGAAGAACCGGGTTCTAGTAAAAAGTCTTGGTCTTGTTTTCGCTGGTTCATTTACTGGCGGATACGGCTTTTTATCCATCGTTCGGGGCATTTCACTATGGTGGAACTCACCGTGTCCGTCATGGACCTGAAGGGAAGCGCTCCGAGGACGACCGTCCGGTCCACGCGGTCGAACCAGCGCCTGGACGAGATCTTCTCCATCAGGACGTTGTAGGCCAGCGTCGGGTAGAAGAGGATCCTGGCCAGAGCCCCGGACATCTCCCCCGCACGCAGGACGCCGCGTCCGTCCGCCTGCGCGTCTGCGGCAGCCGGTCTCATGTGACCGATGGCGACGCGTCCGCGGTCCGCCGCGCCGTCTCTCGCCCAGAGCGCCATCTGGCGTCTCGGAGGGGGAGGAGCGGAGACACGACTGGTCAAAACCGAGGAAAATTAATCGTTCATTTTCTATTCATGAGGGcttctaaaatgtatttgttaaaaataaatgtaaagattttattCACCCTTAGTCACTTTGGCTTCTGGATCTCACACGGACTCCTtttcactaaataaataaaaagtagtaGGAAAAAAATCCAACGCATATCGGCAAACTTACATTATTATCAATCAAACACGTGATTAGGCTCCGTGACGATGCACGTTTCAAATTGCACCACGTTCATGATCTTATTTTCACGGGTGGAGATTCGCCACCGTTGCGAAACGAAGCAACGAGCCTCCAAACGCTGGAGTAAGTTAACAAGCCGAGTTTATCACCATCACTTCATCAGTTTTCTGCCTCAAGATGGGGACAGCGTCGTCGCTCCCCTCTCAATTAAAGTCCGGCCCATGTGTCAAGTGGCGAGCCCATGAACAGCGTAAATCCCCAGAAAAGGTACCAGACGGTATCGAGTCGGGACAAGCGGGGCCGAACCGGCACCGAAAACACTTAAATCAGCTGTCGGCGGTAAACACACCACGTGAAACAAACTGGGTGGAAAATAGCATCATGGAACAGACCATTTCGCGCGGTCATGGGGGGGGGTGTAAAGAGAATCGCCGTGACCTGTAATGGCGTTTCACTGCGCGTCCGAGATTAAGGCTCCGATGGGAGACTTTTTTAGGGGCCATAAAGTCCACCGCTTGtttaaacgcgttccgaaaggCCGACGTCtcgttgattttttttaaacaagcgCTCCAGCCACCCCCCCTCGGGCAGGCCGCGTGGTAAATGCGGGAAAGACGGCCATTTTGCACACCTCTGAGGCGAGGCTGTGCGACGACTGGCGGCGTTCGGCCAAATTAACTCGGAAACGACGCGCCGGCGGGGCAGGGACGCTCGGTCAGACGCAGCGGCGCGTTCGGTCGCTGTAGATTAAAACAAAGCGCACGGAGCCataaaaaagtacaataaaacGCCCCtcctaaagtaaaaaaaggtGAGTTGTGCGCCTTACGATCCCCGCCCGGCGGGTTGACCAGTCCCGGACCCGCCTGTTGTTTTCGGCCCCGCCGCTGGCGAACTTGCGGGGCTCCGGGTCGCGTCGCCCGCCCCGGCGAACTTGTTGGGTGAAACCGACCGCGTCCTCTCGTTCGGAACTTTTTACTGATTCCGTGCGGCTCCGCTTGTACGCAGCTCTCTCCCCGTGATCGGCGCGGAGCCTCGGCTGGGTCAGATCGACTCCGGCTAGTTAGCGGGATTTATTGACCGCGTTAATGGCCGACCAGCCCGGGCGTTTCGGCTCGTAAATAAGTTCCCCTGGCGGGCCGACGTGTTTCTCTGGGCTCGTCGAGCCGTCCTGTCTGGACGCTTTTCTCGCGGGCGACACCCCGCTAGTCGCGCTAACGTTAGCCGCCTCTCCAACTTTGCTCCTGTCCCGAACCCCCCAACCCGAAATAATCTATATATTTCCCCCACTGGTCACAACGCTCGTCGCGTTTGCCCGTTTGGCCTCCCTGGTGGCTGATAGAAGCGGGACGGGGCCCGCTCCTGTTACTTCAAATAATGTGGAGCAAAAGCAGAGCGTTCCACACCTCGGAGCGGTTATATATCTTTTTCTATATCATCTTATGTATAAACACGCACTCGTTGGTTGAAAAAGTCGACCATCGAGCGGTCCACGACCCCGAATCTTTCGACATTCGGCCGTTGTGCCGGGTTCGGAAGGGTCTCATTATCCTCGGGTCGGGCTCTGGGGACGcgatttgaaataaaaaataaaggtgtgttgttttgtttttttttttgtccccccccccagcaATTGCATATTGATCGTGGAACGGTGCGCGGGACGAACGTCGGGCTCTCTGCCCGGACTTCCGGTAATCAGTAGGCGATTACAGTAATGGGAATTATTCGTGGGGCTCATTTACTGTCCCCTTTCCCTCGACAGCACCCAGCCACCCGAGCGCTCTTCTCCCAATTCGGTTTTCCCCAATCATTCCAAACTATTTAAATTCTGTCAAAAACAACCGATCACGGTCATCCATGGAACTTCTTAATGACTGCTGCAGATTAATCGCCATTTCTCCCGGATCAATCGTGCCGGAGAGTCCCTGTAAGACCTCGCATCGTTACCACGGTGCACGCTGCTGAATAATGCGGCCTGCTTGCCGTGCGATATCGACatcgctcgttttttttttgttttttttttagacccgATTGTGCCGAGTGCCGTGTGCTTGTTGGTTAATGTTTGACCGCCCATGCAGATGACTGACGAGGCTTCGCTCTCTCGCGACAGGGCGAGGTGTGACGGCCGGACTCCAGCCAAGACGAGTGACCGACGGGGTGAGTTCCTGATTCTCCCTGGGAGCGCGGCGTTGTGTCGCGAGGGCGTACCGTGGCTGGATTTTACAGCGCAGGTTGGGTTGGTTACGGTGCGGCCCGTACGTAATTTGAAGCCGAGCGTATTAGTTACCATTATCTGGGCGGCGGCGCGAGTTTGGTATAACCTTCGCTTTTTATGGCCGCATAATCTTCCACATTTCCTGACTGAATGCGGTCCCTAAATAGTGGGGTCCGCGCCAAACGCTGGTtctaaattcaaatttaatttgtcacatacatggtCATACACGGTAAAcgtgtctttaacataaaacgtcaaatatgtgtaacaggtagggtggagCGAAGTCGGTTCGCGTCCTGGACTGTAGAGCCGTATTGTGTACGACGTTGCGTTTTTTTGGCGAGTGtgtacgagagagagagagagggagagttgaATTAAATGACAAGCCGTTTCCATGGTTACTGTGGCATTACACCTACGCACACCCTTCTGCCCGCCCTCGCACCCGGCGCCTTCGTTCTTCCGTACTTGTATCGTTCGGTGTGGGTGGAGTTTCTTCTTTCACGTGAgcattgtctctctctcttatttatttgtttacttttaaatatgaaaactgctgatttcttccttttttctttttttttttagaaatttcTGCACCCTATTTGCTGCCGTTTTTGCTCACTGTCACCAGATGCATacgttattattataatttttctttttacgtCCGTGAGTCTGTATGCCTGCCGGGTTCCTGTGTAAGGAACAGGGCGTCTCTGCGGGAAGTGTCCACGCGCTCAGGGACGCCGCCACGTTTTCGGGACGGTTACTGCCCCAGAGTGGAAGCGGTGGCACCTCGTGACAGGATTCGGATGCTGTTCTGTGATGGAACGTGAGGCCTCCTGATAAATTGTtaattgggttttttttttttttttttaaaaaagcccgGTTCGAACCTCGCGTTGTCACCCTAAAAATATCGAGtgtcctctttttattttttggtgctTCCTGGCCGCTTGGAACGGGGCGGGGCGGCCCGGCTGATGGCCTGGGGGGGGCTTTAAGTGGTACTCTCGTCTCCCGACGTTTCCGCGAGAAGCTGAGGCGGACTCGTTCGATCGGGGTGTCGAATAGCGGGACGAacgtggggggaaaaaaagcgaCGCACGCTTTTCCTTCCGCGCCATTTGCCGTCCCCGGGTCATAAACGCTTGACCTGTGGCATTCAGAAAGGTCAAGGAGGGCCCCGGGGGGCGGTTATTAATAGAGCACGAgcgaggaggggaggggggggtcccGGCGCGGATCATTAAGTGGGGCCGATGGGCCACGTGATCGGAGCGTAATCGATGGCGTAAACGCGGATTCCGCGTGGCCTCGGCTGTCGGGCGGGTGTCGTTGCCGGCCCGACACCTGACCGCCTGGCCCCCGCCGCGCTTAATCCCCCCACCCCCGCCGCGGGCGGGTAACCTTAGCAGCAGCGCGTCCATTCATCTTTAATGCGTCGGGCCGCCGCTGGCATAGGACGCGAAGCGCTTTTATGTATGAACGTTAGCCTCCGTTAACTTGACCCGGTTTGAGGAGCGGGGCCGGATACGGACGTCCTAGTATTTCCCCGTATTGCGCTCGGCTgtttctgcatttacatttacatttacagcatttaccagacgcccttatccagagcgacttacaatcagtagttacagggacagtccccccctggagacactcagggttaagtgtcttgctcagggacacaatggtagtaagtggggtttgaacccgggtcttctggttcataggcgagtgtgttacccactaggctactaccacccctagccTAGTGGGTCTTATTGCCCTGCGGGCGCTCATTGTGCGGCTGCGAAGCGTCCCCGGGGAAGAGTGAAAGCGGAGAGCGGGTCCCGTGTCGCGGCGTGATGAACTGCCGTGTTTATTGACTGCGCCGGGCAGGGCTCCATTGAGCGCCGGCAGTAAATATCGGCCCTTTCAATTGGCGTCCCTAATCGGGTCCCCTTTTGTGGAGGAGAAGGTCGCTACGATGGTCCTCGACTAGTCCCGCAAGTGGGAATTTTACATTGTGACTGAGGAAAGTGGACATGGCAGCAAGAGAACTGGCATAGAGAATATGCCGACTGTTTAATATCTAAAAAGTTCACTATACAAATGGATATATTTAttggctgtgtatgtgtgtgatgtatAAATTTGTTTCTATGGAACGTGTGGGGAGTGTTAGCTGTATGTTTGTGAGAAGGAATAATCC contains these protein-coding regions:
- the ptpmt1 gene encoding phosphatidylglycerophosphatase and protein-tyrosine phosphatase 1, with product MALWARDGAADRGRVAIGHMRPAAADAQADGRGVLRAGEMSGALARILFYPTLAYNVLMEKISSRRWFDRVDRTVVLGALPFRSMTDTLVERENVRGVITMNEEYETKFFCNSSEEWRAAGVEQLRLSTVDMVGVPSLEHLHRGVDFALGHREKGTSVYIHCKAGRSRSATLAAAYLIKLHRWSPEEACRELASVRPHVLIRAAQLEMLRTFHQQVCGSRPGSL